In the genome of Saccharomonospora viridis DSM 43017, one region contains:
- the egtD gene encoding L-histidine N(alpha)-methyltransferase, with amino-acid sequence MSEARIDVHRDPTRMLETLREDVREGLSARAKWLPSKWFYDARGSELFEHITRLPEYYPTRVERDILRARAGEVADVTEARTIVELGSGSSEKTRLLLDAFAARGRLSEFVPLDVSEAALAASAEAIVADYPGLRVHGVVADFTEPLESLPGTPPRMVIFLGGTVGNFPPGERAKFLASIRSALTDGEWFLLGTDLIKDVDTLVRAYDDAAGVTAEFNRNVLRVINDRLGAGFEPEEFEHVARWDDRNEWIEMRLRARRGLTVNVPGADLTVTFAEGEELRTEISAKFRPEGVRAELAEAGFTLRRWWTDPAGLFGVSLAQARD; translated from the coding sequence GTGAGCGAGGCGCGGATCGACGTCCACCGGGACCCGACCCGGATGCTGGAGACACTGCGAGAGGACGTGCGCGAGGGACTGTCCGCGCGGGCCAAGTGGCTGCCGTCCAAATGGTTCTACGACGCGCGCGGCAGTGAGCTGTTCGAACACATCACGAGGCTGCCCGAGTACTACCCCACCCGTGTCGAGCGGGACATCCTGCGCGCCCGCGCGGGGGAGGTCGCCGACGTCACCGAGGCCCGCACCATCGTGGAACTGGGTTCGGGGTCGAGCGAGAAGACCCGCCTGTTGCTCGACGCCTTCGCGGCACGGGGGAGGTTGTCCGAATTCGTCCCGTTGGACGTCTCGGAAGCCGCGTTGGCCGCTTCCGCCGAGGCCATCGTCGCGGACTACCCGGGGCTGCGGGTGCACGGTGTGGTGGCCGATTTCACCGAGCCATTGGAGTCCTTGCCCGGCACACCACCACGGATGGTGATCTTCCTCGGCGGCACCGTCGGCAACTTCCCGCCCGGGGAGCGAGCGAAGTTCTTGGCCTCGATACGGTCGGCGCTCACCGACGGCGAGTGGTTCCTGCTCGGCACTGATCTGATCAAAGACGTCGACACGCTCGTACGAGCCTACGACGACGCTGCGGGCGTGACGGCGGAGTTCAACCGCAATGTGTTACGGGTGATCAATGACCGGCTCGGCGCCGGTTTCGAGCCGGAGGAGTTCGAACACGTCGCCCGCTGGGACGATCGCAACGAATGGATCGAGATGCGCCTACGGGCGCGTCGTGGGCTGACGGTGAACGTGCCCGGAGCCGACCTGACGGTGACGTTCGCCGAGGGGGAGGAGTTGCGCACGGAGATCTCCGCCAAATTCCGCCCCGAGGGGGTGCGGGCCGAATTGGCCGAGGCCGGTTTCACGTTACGGCGTTGGTGGACCGATCCCGCAGGGCTGTTCGGGGTGTCGTTGGCTCAGGCGCGGGACTGA
- a CDS encoding sulfite exporter TauE/SafE family protein, translating to MPDVLLSGAAVFAGALVQGVVGFGMNLIAAPLLALVDPDLVPVPLLMIALAHALLAVVREHRDIDWQGVGLVLLGRLPGTALGVLAVALLPQRPFAAIVGVAVLVCVALSVVSWTPRPTTRALLVAGVASGTLGTASSIGGPPIALVYQHESGPRIRATLAMCFGLGSSMSLLALGVAGQLSTDHSVTALWLLPFLVAGFALSGPARRFLPDGKRMRLAVLTVAGASALALVVRSIVG from the coding sequence ATGCCGGACGTGCTGTTGTCGGGCGCGGCCGTGTTCGCCGGCGCGCTCGTACAGGGTGTCGTCGGTTTCGGGATGAACCTGATCGCCGCTCCCCTGCTGGCGCTGGTGGATCCGGACCTGGTCCCGGTTCCCCTGCTGATGATCGCGCTGGCCCACGCCTTGTTGGCCGTGGTCAGGGAACATCGCGACATCGATTGGCAAGGTGTGGGTTTGGTGTTGCTGGGCAGGCTACCCGGGACCGCGTTGGGTGTGCTCGCCGTGGCGTTGCTCCCGCAGCGCCCCTTCGCGGCGATCGTGGGTGTGGCGGTGTTGGTGTGCGTGGCGCTGTCGGTGGTGTCATGGACACCGCGTCCCACCACCCGTGCGCTGTTGGTGGCGGGCGTGGCCAGTGGGACGCTCGGCACCGCATCGTCGATCGGCGGGCCACCGATCGCGTTGGTGTACCAGCACGAGTCGGGGCCTCGGATCCGGGCGACGCTGGCGATGTGCTTCGGACTCGGCTCGTCGATGTCCCTGCTGGCACTCGGCGTCGCCGGCCAGTTGTCCACCGATCATTCCGTCACGGCGTTGTGGCTGTTGCCGTTCCTCGTCGCGGGGTTCGCGTTGTCCGGGCCCGCTCGTCGATTCCTGCCCGACGGGAAGCGGATGCGGCTGGCGGTGTTGACGGTGGCCGGAGCCAGTGCGCTCGCGCTGGTGGTGCGCAGCATCGTCGGATAA
- a CDS encoding aconitate hydratase: MTAPVSKNSFGARDTLRVGDASYEVFRLDKIKGSERLPYSLKILLENLLRTEDGANITAEHINALANWDPKAEPSIEIQFTPARVVMQDFTGVPCVVDLATMREAVAELGGDPDKVNPLAPAELVIDHSVIIDVFGRADAFERNVEIEYERNRERYQFLRWGQNAFKEFKVVPPGTGIVHQVNIEYLARTVMARNGQAYPDTCVGTDSHTTMVNGLGVLGWGVGGIEAEAAMLGQPVSMLIPRVVGFKLTGEIPPGATATDVVLTITEMLREHGVVGKFVEFYGEGVSAVPLANRATIGNMSPEFGSTAAIFPIDEETLRYLKLTGRSEEQLALVETYAKEQGLWHDPSRTAEYSEYLELDLSTVVPSIAGPKRPQDRINLSDAKSAFRKALPDYVSNDETEAETTSLVDEASEDSFPASDSPGYLADGLREDRGGEPAHSAANGANGRPSKPVKITSPDRGEFVLDHGAVVIASITSCTNTSNPSVMLGAALLARNAVEKGLSTKPWVKTSMAPGSQVVTDYYDKAGLWPYLEKLGFHLVGYGCTTCIGNSGPLPEEISAAVQEHDLSVVSVLSGNRNFEGRINPDVKMNYLASPPLVIAYALAGTMDFDFENQPLGQDPQGNDVYLRDIWPSPQEIQQTIDTAITQEMFAKDYANVFDGGERWKSLPTPEGKTFSWDPESTYVRKPPYFEGMTKEPEPVTDIHGARVLAKLGDSVTTDHISPAGAIKADSPAGRYLLEHGVDRKDFNSYGSRRGNHEVMIRGTFANIRLRNQLLDGVQGGYTRDFTQPGGPQTFIYDAAQNYAAKNIPLVVLGGKEYGSGSSRDWAAKGTRLLGVRAVIAESFERIHRSNLIGMGVIPLQFPEGESADSLGLDGTETYDISGITKLNEGETPRTVHVTATKDDGTKVEFDAVVRIDTPGEADYYRNGGILQYVLRKMTAA, translated from the coding sequence GTGACAGCACCCGTCAGCAAGAACAGCTTCGGGGCCCGTGACACGCTCCGGGTCGGGGACGCCTCCTACGAGGTGTTCCGCCTGGACAAGATCAAGGGTTCCGAACGTCTGCCGTACAGCCTGAAAATCCTGCTCGAGAACCTCCTGCGGACCGAGGACGGCGCCAACATCACCGCCGAGCACATCAACGCGCTCGCGAACTGGGACCCCAAGGCGGAGCCGTCCATCGAGATCCAGTTCACGCCCGCGCGCGTGGTGATGCAGGACTTCACCGGTGTGCCCTGTGTGGTGGACCTCGCCACGATGCGTGAGGCCGTGGCCGAGCTCGGTGGTGACCCGGACAAGGTCAACCCGCTCGCGCCCGCCGAGCTGGTCATCGACCACTCGGTCATCATCGACGTCTTCGGCCGCGCCGACGCGTTCGAGCGCAACGTCGAGATCGAGTACGAACGCAACCGCGAGCGGTACCAGTTCCTGCGCTGGGGGCAGAACGCCTTCAAGGAGTTCAAGGTCGTCCCCCCGGGCACCGGCATCGTGCACCAGGTGAACATCGAGTACCTGGCCCGCACCGTGATGGCCCGCAACGGCCAGGCCTACCCGGACACGTGTGTCGGCACCGACTCCCACACCACGATGGTCAACGGCCTCGGTGTGCTCGGCTGGGGTGTCGGTGGTATCGAGGCCGAGGCCGCCATGCTCGGCCAGCCGGTGTCGATGCTCATCCCGCGCGTGGTCGGTTTCAAGCTGACCGGTGAGATCCCGCCGGGTGCCACCGCCACCGACGTCGTGCTCACGATCACCGAGATGCTGCGCGAGCACGGTGTGGTGGGCAAGTTCGTCGAGTTCTACGGCGAGGGCGTCAGCGCCGTGCCGCTGGCCAACCGCGCCACCATCGGCAACATGAGCCCCGAGTTCGGCTCGACGGCCGCGATCTTCCCGATCGACGAGGAGACCCTGCGCTACCTCAAGCTCACCGGTCGTTCGGAGGAGCAGCTCGCGCTCGTCGAGACCTACGCCAAGGAGCAGGGTCTGTGGCACGACCCGAGCCGGACGGCGGAGTACTCCGAGTACCTGGAGCTCGACCTGTCCACGGTCGTGCCCTCGATCGCCGGTCCCAAGCGTCCGCAGGACCGCATCAACCTCTCCGACGCGAAGTCGGCGTTCCGTAAGGCACTGCCCGACTACGTGAGCAACGACGAGACCGAGGCCGAGACGACGTCGCTCGTCGACGAGGCCTCCGAGGACTCGTTCCCGGCCAGCGACTCGCCCGGCTACCTCGCCGACGGTCTCCGGGAGGACCGGGGTGGCGAGCCGGCGCACTCGGCGGCCAACGGCGCCAACGGTCGCCCCAGCAAGCCGGTCAAGATCACGTCGCCCGACCGCGGCGAGTTCGTCCTCGACCACGGTGCCGTGGTGATCGCCTCGATCACCTCCTGCACCAACACCTCGAACCCGTCGGTGATGCTCGGGGCCGCACTGCTGGCCCGCAACGCGGTGGAGAAGGGTCTGTCCACCAAGCCGTGGGTCAAGACCTCGATGGCGCCGGGCTCGCAGGTCGTCACCGACTACTACGACAAGGCCGGACTGTGGCCGTACCTGGAGAAGCTCGGCTTCCACCTGGTCGGTTACGGCTGCACCACCTGCATCGGCAACTCGGGCCCGCTGCCCGAGGAGATCTCGGCCGCGGTGCAGGAGCACGACCTGTCGGTCGTGTCGGTGCTGTCGGGCAACCGTAACTTCGAGGGCCGCATCAACCCCGACGTCAAGATGAACTACCTGGCGTCGCCTCCGTTGGTGATCGCCTACGCCCTGGCCGGCACGATGGACTTCGACTTCGAGAACCAGCCGCTGGGCCAGGACCCGCAGGGCAACGACGTCTACCTGCGCGACATCTGGCCGTCGCCGCAGGAGATCCAGCAGACCATCGACACCGCGATCACGCAGGAGATGTTCGCCAAGGACTACGCCAACGTGTTCGACGGTGGCGAGCGGTGGAAGTCGCTGCCCACGCCCGAGGGCAAGACGTTCTCGTGGGACCCCGAGTCCACCTACGTGCGCAAGCCCCCGTACTTCGAGGGCATGACCAAGGAGCCGGAGCCCGTCACCGACATCCACGGTGCCCGGGTGCTGGCCAAGCTGGGCGACTCGGTGACCACCGACCACATCTCCCCGGCCGGTGCCATCAAGGCCGACTCCCCCGCCGGTCGTTACCTCCTCGAGCACGGCGTCGACCGCAAGGACTTCAACTCCTACGGTTCGCGTCGCGGCAACCACGAGGTGATGATCCGCGGCACGTTCGCCAACATCCGACTGCGCAACCAGCTGTTGGACGGCGTCCAGGGCGGCTACACGCGCGACTTCACCCAGCCGGGTGGGCCGCAGACGTTCATCTACGACGCCGCACAGAACTACGCCGCGAAGAACATCCCGCTGGTGGTGCTCGGCGGCAAGGAGTACGGCTCCGGTTCGTCGCGTGACTGGGCCGCCAAGGGCACCAGGCTGCTCGGTGTGCGCGCCGTGATCGCCGAGTCGTTCGAGCGCATCCACCGGTCGAACCTGATCGGTATGGGCGTGATCCCGCTGCAGTTCCCCGAAGGGGAGTCGGCGGACTCGCTGGGCCTGGACGGCACCGAGACCTACGACATCAGCGGCATCACCAAGCTCAACGAGGGCGAGACGCCGCGCACGGTGCACGTGACGGCCACGAAGGACGACGGCACGAAGGTCGAATTCGACGCCGTGGTCCGGATCGACACCCCCGGTGAGGCCGACTACTACCGCAACGGCGGCATCCTGCAGTACGTGCTGCGCAAGATGACGGCCGCCTGA